The genome window AAGGATGCGGGCCGCAAGCTGGCCTTCGTGGGCGATGGGGTCAACGATGCGCCGGTGGTGGCCCTGGCCGACGTGGGCATTGCCATGGGGGGTCTGGGTTCGGACGCCACCATCGAAACGGCAGACGTCGTGATTCAAACCGACCACCCCAGCAAGATTGCCACCGCCCGGCGCATCGCCCGCGCCACCCACTCGGTGGTGTGGCAGAACATCTGGCTGGCCTTTGTTGTCAAGGGCATCGTGCTGGCCCTGGGCGCCGGGGGCCTGGCCACCATGTGGGAAGCGGTGTTTGCCGACGTGGGCGTGGCCCTGCTGGCTATTCTTAACGCCGTACGCATCCAGCGCATGGACTACGCCACGCCCGGGGTGGTAGCTAGTGGTCCGCCCGCGCTGGCTCCGCCCCCCGCCGCCGCGCCCTCGGTTATTGAGAAAATGCCCGCGGAGCTGCGGCAGGGCCCCCACCACCATAATGACTCGACTTTATGAGTGGCGCCCACGGGATGAGCGGCAGCGCCGCCGGGCGCAATAAGCGCCAGTTGACCATCGTCTTTTTTCTGACCCTGGCCTACCTGGTCGCCGAAGTCATCGGCGGCTACTTCACCGGCAGCCTAGCCCTGCTGGCTGACGCGGGCCACATGCTCACCGACGTGGCCGGCGTGGGCCTGGCCCTGCTAGCCATCCGCTTCGCCGAGAAGCCCGCCACCCCCGAGCGCACCTACGGCTACTACCGCTTTGAAATTTTGGCGGCCCTCACCAACGCGGTGGTGCTCATCCTGATTTCGCTCTACATCCTCTACGAGGCTTATTTCCGCTTTCTCAATCCGCCCAAGGTGGAGAGCACCACCATGCTGTGGGTCGCCAGCGTGGGGCTGATCATCAACCTGTACTGCATGTATTTGCTGCGCCAGGGCAAAAGTGAAAGTCTGAACATGAAAGGCGCCTACTTCGAGGTGCTCTCGGACATGCTCACCTCCATCGGTGTCATCGCGGCGGGCATCCTCATGCTCACCACCGGCTGGTACTATGCGGACCCGCTGCTCTCGGCCGGCATTGGCCTGTTCATCCTGCCCCGCACCTG of Hymenobacter radiodurans contains these proteins:
- a CDS encoding cation diffusion facilitator family transporter, which gives rise to MSGAHGMSGSAAGRNKRQLTIVFFLTLAYLVAEVIGGYFTGSLALLADAGHMLTDVAGVGLALLAIRFAEKPATPERTYGYYRFEILAALTNAVVLILISLYILYEAYFRFLNPPKVESTTMLWVASVGLIINLYCMYLLRQGKSESLNMKGAYFEVLSDMLTSIGVIAAGILMLTTGWYYADPLLSAGIGLFILPRTWTLLKEAVAVLLEGTPTDVNLAALRQGLLAEPGVAGVHDLHAWVLTSGVNAFSAHIVLAEGAQHDEVLARAHAYVTGQHAVQHATIQVERGEFAQHETHL